In the genome of Schistocerca piceifrons isolate TAMUIC-IGC-003096 chromosome X, iqSchPice1.1, whole genome shotgun sequence, one region contains:
- the LOC124721622 gene encoding calphotin-like translates to MRYLIIVAAALHVVLGGVSQVAVRLPFLNPAGVTYLNGPAPAGLAAGPVGYAAAAPAAVGYAAAAPAAVGYAAAAPAAVGYAAAAPAAVGYAAAPVAVPTVHHVPGVADVPVTRIEAQPGVVQQQIDVAHPAVATRKFEVRRPAIQKQFYDIEERVVIRPAGSALVELDEPTSRLQRGPTVVSPVGPGAAVAAGPAVAAPAAIAAGPAYAPVVAATPAPVFVSSTPAPALGAYPGPGGPAPGAPAQFESDDSISVENPEFSARAAAAAQQQYESQQRAAAAQQQYEAQQRAAAQQQQYEAQQRAAAQQQQYEAQQRASAQQQQYEAQQRAAAQQQQYEAEQRAAAAAQHQAAGPLPSPQPEIRTNGAPLEQIARAQPLAGPDVVPSLRSIHPEENQANQQRLIQLLTARGGVTEVGFGRAGPAGAPVGDAGNVRARVLSATPAPAFAAPAGERVSTRRVVVSRPIETLQEVDVIEPVTKLHRVAVNTPTLFKTVRQDIARVPTTVPVLGKTIAHAAVPVGLYH, encoded by the coding sequence ATGAGGTACCTGATCATCGTCGCCGCGGCGCTGCACGTGGTTCTGGGAGGCGTGAGCCAGGTGGCAGTGCGCCTGCCCTTCCTCAACCCTGCCGGAGTCACCTACCTGAACGGCCCCGCGCCCGCCGGCCTGGCCGCCGGTCCCGTGGGctacgccgccgccgcccccgccgccgtcgGCTAcgctgccgccgcccccgccgccgtgggctacgccgccgccgcccccgccgccgtcggttacgccgccgccgcccccgccgccgtcgGTTACGCCGCCGCCCCCGTGGCCGTGCCCACGGTGCACCACGTGCCCGGTGTGGCCGACGTGCCCGTCACCCGCATCGAGGCGCAGCCCGGCGTCGTGCAGCAGCAGATCGACGTCGCCCACCCGGCCGTGGCCACCCGCAAGTTCGAGGTGCGCCGGCCGGCCATCCAGAAGCAGTTCTACGACATCGAGGAGCGCGTCGTGATCAGGCCCGCGGGCTCCGCTCTGGTGGAGCTGGACGAGCCTACCAGCCGGCTGCAGCGCGGACCCACCGTCGTCAGCCCCGTGGGCCCGGGAGCCGCTGTCGCCGCCGGACCCGCCGTGGCCGCCCCCGCCGCCATCGCCGCCGGCCCTGCCTACGCTCCGGTCGTGGCCGCCACCCCCGCCCCCGTGTTCGTGTCCTCGACGCCCGCCCCCGCGCTGGGCGCCTACCCCGGCCCGGGCGGCCCCGCCCCCGGAGCTCCCGCGCAGTTCGAGAGCGACGACTCGATCTCGGTAGAGAACCCCGAGTTCTCGGCTAGGGCCGCGGCAGCCGCCCAGCAGCAGTACGAGTCGCAGCAGCGCGCGGCCGCCGCCCAGCAACAGTACGAGGCTCAGCAGCGTGCGGCAGCTCAGCAGCAGCAGTACGAGGCTCAGCAGCGCGCGGCGGCTCAGCAGCAGCAGTACGAGGCTCAGCAACGCGCGTCGGCTCAGCAGCAGCAGTACGAGGCTCAGCAACGCGCGGCGGCTCAGCAGCAGCAGTACGAGGCCGAGcagcgcgccgccgccgcagcgcaGCACCAGGCCGCCGGCCCCCTGCCGTCGCCGCAGCCCGAGATCCGCACCAACGGCGCCCCCCTCGAGCAGATCGCGCGCGCTCAGCCGCTGGCCGGCCCCGACGTGGTGCCGTCCCTGCGCTCCATCCACCCCGAGGAGAACCAGGCTAACCAGCAGCGCCTCATCCAGCTGCTGACGGCCCGCGGCGGCGTTACCGAGGTGGGCTTCGGCCGCGCCGGACCCGCAGGCGCGCCAGTGGGCGACGCGGGCaacgtgcgcgcgcgcgtgctgtCCGCCACGCCCGCGCCGGCCTTCGCCGCCCCCGCAGGTGAGCGCGTCTCCACCCGGCGCGTCGTCGTGTCCCGTCCCATCGAGACCCTGCAGGAAGTCGACGTGATCGAGCCCGTCACCAAGCTACACCGCGTCGCCGTCAACACGCCCACGCTGTTCAAGACGGTGCGCCAGGACATCGCCAGGGTGCCCACCACCGTGCCCGTGCTGGGCAAGACCATCGCCCACGCCGCCGTGCCCGTCGGTCTCTACCACTGA